A DNA window from Drosophila virilis strain 15010-1051.87 chromosome 4, Dvir_AGI_RSII-ME, whole genome shotgun sequence contains the following coding sequences:
- the Hrb27C gene encoding heterogeneous nuclear ribonucleoprotein 27C, with protein sequence MEEDERGKLFVGGLSWETTQENLSRYFCRFGDIIDCVVMKNNESGRSRGFGFVTFADPANVNHVLQSGPHTLDGRTIDPKPCNPRTLQKPKKGGGYKVFLGGLPSNVTETDLRTFFGRYGKVTEVVIMYDQEKKKSRGFGFLSFEEESSVEHVTNERYINLNGKQVEIKKAEPRDGSGGQNSNNSAVGGAYGKLGNECSHWGPHHAPINMMQGQNGQMGGPPLNMPIGAPNMMPGYQGWGTSPQQQGYGYGNSGPGSYQGWGAPPGPQGPPPQWSNYAGPQQTQGYGGYDMYNSTSTGAPSGPSGGGSWNTWNMPPNSAGPTGAPGAGAGTATDMYSRAQTWAAGGPSTTGPVGGMPRTGPGNSASKSGSEYDYGGYGSGYDYDYSNYVKQEGASNYGAGPRSAYGNDSSTQPPYAASQAV encoded by the exons ATGGAAGAAGACGAGAGGGGCAAACTGTTTGTTGGCGGCCTGTCCTGGGAGACAACGCAGGAGAATCTCTCGCGCTACTTTTGCCGCTTCGGCGACATTATTGATTGTGTCGTTATGAAGAATAACGAGAGCGGCAGATCACGTGGATTCGGCTTTGTCACCTTCGCCGATCCCGCTAACGTCAATCATGTGCTGCAGAGTGGACCGCATACGCTCGACGGTCGTACCATCGACCCGAAGCCCTGCAATCCCCGTACGCTGCAGAAGCCGAAAAAGGGCGGCGGCTACAAGGTGTTCCTCGGCGGATTGCCATCGAACGTGACGGAGACCGATCTGCGCACCTTCTTTGGTCGCTACGGCAAGGTCACCGAGGTGGTCATCATGTACGACCAGGAGAAGAAGAAATCACGTGGATTTGGCTTCTTGTCCTTTGAGGAGGAGTCCTCTGTGGAGCACGTTACCAACGAGCGTTACATTAATCTAAATGGCAAGCAG GTGGAAATTAAGAAAGCGGAGCCACGTGATGGTTCCGGAGGACAGAACTCTAACAACAGTGCCGTGGGTGGTGCCTATGGCAAACTGGGTAACGAGTGCAGCCACTGGGGACCGCATCATGCGCCTATTAACATGATGCAAGGCCAGAATGGTCAGATGGGTGGCCCACCATTGAATATGCCAATTGGTGCACCAAACATGATGCCCGGTTATCAGGGCTGGGGCACATCGCCTCAGCAGCAGGGCTATGGTTATGGCAATAGCGGTCCGGGCTCGTATCAGGGCTGGGGCGCACCACCTGGCCCCCAAGGACCACCACCGCAATGGTCGAACTATGCTGGACCACAGCAGACCCAGGGATATGGCGGCTACGATATGTACAACTCGACTTCGACCGGAGCCCCATCGGGACCTTCGGGCGGCGGCAGCTGGAACACGTGGAATATGCCACCAAATTCAGCTGGGCCAACTGGGGCACCGGGTGCTGGCGCTGGCACCGCCACGGATATGTATTCGCGTGCCCAGACCTGGGCAGCTGGCGGACCATCGACCACCGGACCCGTGGGCGGCATGCCGCGCACTGGACCAGGCAACTCGGCCTCCAAATCGGGCTCCGAGTACGATTATGGCGGCTATGGATCCGGCTACGATTACGATTATAGCAATTATGTTAAGCAGGAGGGCGCCTCCAACTACGGCGCCGGCCCGCGGTCAGCGTACGGCAACGACAGCTCTACACAGCCACCGTATGCCGCCTCGCAGGCCGTCTAA